Proteins encoded in a region of the Zea mays cultivar B73 chromosome 4, Zm-B73-REFERENCE-NAM-5.0, whole genome shotgun sequence genome:
- the LOC100284796 gene encoding AT-hook motif nuclear-localized protein 10, whose amino-acid sequence MEVRSEQGLMAGRDLFGLTKSPPAPAPPSSAAMQSVRMAYTADGTAVFAPVSSSPATPSYQPQGAAHGASMSAATVVGGNGAPAAPSMGEPLAKKKRGRPRKYGPDGSMALAMVPASAASGSPATGQGFSGPFSPPALNPASSLVVASPDGFKKRGRPKGSTNKPRVDAAGSSGAGFTPHVITVQAGEDVASKIMSFSQHGTHGVCVLSANGSISNVTLRQTATSGRTVTYEGQFEILSLSGSFFLAEDGVQRSRNGSLSVSLAGPDGRLLGGGVAGLLVAASPVQIVLGSFNSGGGKEPQKQAPSEPTSAPPRVAPTAGMGGPSSPSSRGTLSESSGGAGSPPPLHRAMAASASNSNQPPFLSSMPWR is encoded by the exons ATGGAGGTGAGGTCCGAGCAAGGGCTGATGGCGGGGAGGGATCTATTCGGCTTGACGAAGAGCCCGCCGGCGCCCGCGCCGCCGTCGTCCGCCGCCATGCAGAGCGTGCGCATGGCGTACACCGCGGACGGCACCGCCGTGTTCGCTCCGGTGAGCTCTTCGCCTGCGACGCCGTCTTACCAGCCGCAGGGCGCAGCCCACGGCGCTAGCATGTCCGCGGCGACGGTCGTTGGAGGCAATGGCGCTCCAGCTGCGCCGAGCATGGGTGAGCCGCTGGCCAAGAAGAAGCGCGGACGACCAAGGAAGTACGGGCCCGACGGGTCCATGGCGCTGGCAATGGTgcctgcttcggcggcttcaggGTCGCCGGCGACAGGGCAGGGTTTTTCTGGGCCGTTCTCACCGCCTGCGTTAAATCCGGCGAGCTCTCTGGTGGTGGCGTCGCCAGACGGATTCAAGAAGCGGGGCCGGCCTAAGGGTTCTACCAACAAGCCACGCGTGGACGCTGCTG GGTCATCAGGAGCTGGATTTACACCTCATGTTATCACAGTTCAAGCTGGGGAG GACGTGGCATCAAAGATTATGTCATTTTCCCAGCATGGAACACACGGAGTTTGTGTTCTTTCAGCAAATGGCTCCATATCAAATGTAACGCTTCGTCAGACTGCTACATCAGGCAGAACTGTAACATACGAG GGTCAATTCGAGATACTGTCGCTGTCGGGGTCATTCTTCCTGGCTGAGGATGGTGTCCAGCGCAGCCGAAACGGAAGCCTCAGCGTGTCGCTGGCTGGTCCTGATGGCCGTCTGTTGGGTGGTGGGGTCGCAGGACTTCTAGTAGCGGCTTCACCGGTTCAG ATAGTACTGGGAAGCTTCAATTCTGGAGGCGGAAAGGAGCCACAAAAGCAGGCTCCTTCAGAACCCACATCGGCTCCACCGAGGGTTGCTCCGACAGCCGGGATGGGAGGACCCAGCAGCCCTTCTTCAAGAGGCACATTGAGCGAGTCATCCGGTGGCGCTGGAAGCCCACCGCCACTGCATCGAGCCATGGCTGCTAGTGCTAGCAATAGTAACCAGCCACCGTTCTTGTCCAGCATGCCTTGGAGATGA